From the Pectobacterium carotovorum genome, one window contains:
- a CDS encoding metallophosphoesterase, producing the protein MFHVITGLIALYVIWRLVWRLHVGVPVKRILAVLVLLASQHHLITRTFFGTMASPEVPAFVLMFLGWAFGALLISAFLLLAVDLLGVVGRFLSRSAGNVLLNNRALRGGIAVVAMGLAAIGVWEAVRVPDVRTVEVELKQLPPELDGFRLVQLTDLHASRLLQRPWMEAVVAKTNALKPDLTVITGDLADGTVDARHDDMEPLRNLSAPHGVFAIVGNHEYYVEYTQWVQRLNALGLRLLLNEHVSIGRDNATFVLAGITDRTAADFQQPLPDTGAALNGISPDSAVVLLSHRPTGAKENARAGANLQLSGHTHGGQVLGMHWVTQLANEGYVSGSYDVDGMHLYVSNGAGLWNGFPIRLGKRAEITQFILRSPSL; encoded by the coding sequence GTGTTTCATGTCATTACCGGGCTCATCGCCCTCTATGTTATCTGGCGTCTGGTCTGGCGCTTACATGTTGGTGTGCCTGTAAAGCGCATACTGGCGGTGTTAGTGCTGCTGGCTTCGCAGCATCATCTGATTACGCGCACCTTTTTTGGCACGATGGCGTCGCCGGAAGTGCCCGCGTTTGTCCTGATGTTTCTGGGATGGGCGTTTGGCGCGTTACTGATATCCGCATTTCTGCTGTTGGCTGTCGATCTGCTCGGCGTTGTGGGACGTTTTTTATCCCGCTCGGCTGGGAATGTTCTGCTAAACAATAGGGCGCTGCGTGGCGGAATTGCCGTCGTAGCGATGGGGTTAGCGGCTATCGGCGTTTGGGAGGCAGTGCGTGTTCCTGACGTTCGCACGGTAGAAGTTGAACTGAAGCAGCTACCGCCCGAATTGGATGGTTTCCGGCTGGTGCAGCTAACCGATTTACATGCCAGCCGTCTGTTACAGCGCCCCTGGATGGAGGCGGTGGTGGCAAAAACCAATGCGCTTAAGCCCGATCTGACGGTGATTACGGGCGATCTTGCCGATGGCACTGTGGACGCTCGTCACGATGACATGGAGCCGTTGCGTAACCTGAGTGCGCCACACGGCGTGTTTGCCATCGTGGGCAACCATGAATATTACGTGGAATATACGCAATGGGTGCAGCGGTTGAATGCGTTGGGTTTACGCCTGTTGCTTAATGAACATGTGTCGATCGGTCGCGATAATGCCACGTTTGTACTGGCTGGTATCACCGATCGTACCGCCGCTGATTTTCAACAGCCGCTGCCGGATACTGGCGCCGCGCTCAATGGAATCTCACCAGATAGCGCCGTCGTTCTGCTCAGCCATCGGCCAACGGGAGCGAAAGAGAACGCGCGTGCCGGTGCGAATTTACAGCTCTCCGGCCATACGCACGGCGGACAGGTGTTGGGCATGCACTGGGTGACACAGCTGGCGAATGAAGGTTATGTGTCCGGTAGCTATGACGTGGATGGCATGCATCTGTACGTGAGCAATGGTGCGGGCCTGTGGAACGGCTTTCCTATCCGCTTAGGGAAACGCGCCGAAATTACCCAGTTTATACTCCGTTCGCCGTCGCTGTAG
- a CDS encoding DeoR/GlpR family DNA-binding transcription regulator, with protein sequence MFDYTDFPEQRQSKIRQILSEEGKVVCAQLSRELNVSEHTIRRDLKELAQSGACKRVYGGAVIMPPEAIDFASRATIDAVQKDRIAQAVIPLIKPNGCVFFDTGTTNLAVAKQLPPGLKFTAVCNSPIIATELMQHQDVEVIFLGGRIQKEVGGAIGIDTLRQLEKMYFDQCLLGGCAFDANEGLTVFEYDDAEFKKCLVTRSSEVIVALTANKIAALARYRVAGCDEIAVLVTDDEIAPACQSELSEKNLDLIIAR encoded by the coding sequence ATGTTCGATTACACCGACTTTCCCGAACAACGGCAATCTAAAATCAGGCAGATTCTCAGCGAGGAAGGCAAAGTCGTCTGCGCCCAGCTCTCACGCGAATTGAACGTATCCGAGCACACCATACGGCGCGACCTGAAGGAGCTGGCGCAATCCGGTGCCTGCAAGCGCGTCTACGGCGGTGCGGTCATCATGCCGCCAGAGGCCATCGATTTTGCCAGTCGAGCGACTATCGATGCGGTCCAGAAAGATCGCATCGCTCAGGCCGTTATCCCGCTGATTAAACCTAACGGCTGCGTCTTCTTTGACACCGGTACCACCAATCTGGCCGTAGCGAAGCAGCTCCCGCCGGGCCTGAAGTTTACCGCCGTGTGCAATTCGCCCATTATCGCGACAGAGCTGATGCAGCATCAGGATGTAGAAGTGATTTTTCTTGGCGGAAGGATCCAGAAAGAGGTCGGCGGCGCGATTGGTATTGATACGCTTCGACAGCTAGAGAAGATGTATTTCGATCAATGCCTGCTGGGAGGCTGTGCCTTTGATGCCAATGAAGGCCTGACGGTTTTTGAATATGACGATGCAGAATTCAAAAAGTGTCTGGTCACCCGCAGCAGCGAAGTGATCGTCGCGCTGACCGCCAATAAGATCGCTGCTCTGGCGCGCTATCGCGTCGCTGGGTGTGATGAGATCGCCGTGCTGGTGACCGATGATGAAATTGCCCCTGCCTGCCAGAGTGAATTAAGCGAAAAAAACCTGGATCTGATTATTGCCAGATAA
- a CDS encoding HAD-IIB family hydrolase has product MIKLVITDLDGTFLHNDGDYNRALFADVYALMKEKGVRFAVCTGKQCERVEALFGDDVKDIWILGDSATRIKYRGEYVYQSLIKNRLALSLIGVLESVDDRHVVIGCTPHGAMVKETIDPALLEKIRKSYTNVTLISSFATVTDDFVKITVYDPEGNCHETAKYLDAFHDHVYIVVSEAAWIDIADVGVHKGHTVDILQDKLAITPEETMVFGDGYNDIELMSRGAYSFAMRNAFEETKAAANFVARSNDDDGVLKTIKLLLS; this is encoded by the coding sequence ATGATCAAGTTGGTAATTACCGATCTGGACGGCACGTTTCTTCACAATGATGGCGATTACAACAGAGCTTTGTTTGCCGACGTGTATGCGTTAATGAAAGAGAAGGGCGTGCGGTTTGCTGTCTGCACGGGTAAGCAGTGTGAGCGGGTCGAAGCGCTTTTTGGCGATGATGTGAAAGATATCTGGATTCTGGGAGACAGCGCGACGCGCATCAAGTATCGGGGAGAGTACGTTTACCAATCGCTCATCAAAAACCGTCTGGCCTTGAGCCTGATTGGCGTGCTGGAAAGTGTAGACGATCGGCACGTGGTCATCGGTTGTACCCCACATGGCGCAATGGTCAAGGAAACGATCGACCCGGCTTTACTGGAAAAGATAAGGAAGTCGTACACCAATGTGACGCTGATCTCCAGCTTTGCTACCGTGACCGATGACTTTGTGAAAATCACGGTTTATGACCCAGAGGGGAACTGTCACGAGACGGCGAAGTATCTCGATGCGTTCCACGATCATGTCTATATCGTGGTCTCTGAAGCAGCCTGGATCGACATTGCAGATGTCGGCGTACACAAAGGGCACACCGTAGACATCCTGCAGGACAAATTGGCGATTACGCCAGAGGAAACGATGGTGTTTGGCGACGGCTACAATGATATTGAGCTAATGAGCCGCGGGGCTTACAGCTTTGCGATGCGCAATGCGTTTGAGGAAACCAAAGCCGCGGCGAATTTTGTTGCCCGCAGCAATGACGACGACGGGGTACTCAAAACGATAAAGCTGCTGCTTTCATGA
- a CDS encoding multidrug efflux SMR transporter: MAWFLLALAGLFEIVWSYSMKLSDGFTKIGASVVTIVAMIVSFALLSMAMKSLPLGTAYTIWTGIGAVGAFVVGLVFLNEPASAMRIIAALLIVSGLVLMKLSS; the protein is encoded by the coding sequence ATGGCCTGGTTTCTATTAGCGCTTGCCGGTTTGTTTGAAATTGTCTGGTCTTACAGCATGAAGTTGTCTGATGGATTCACGAAAATAGGCGCATCGGTTGTCACGATTGTCGCCATGATCGTCAGCTTTGCGCTGTTATCCATGGCGATGAAATCTCTCCCCTTGGGGACGGCTTACACCATCTGGACGGGAATTGGCGCGGTAGGGGCGTTTGTGGTGGGATTGGTATTCCTCAATGAACCTGCCAGTGCGATGAGGATTATCGCAGCGCTGTTGATCGTCAGTGGTTTGGTTCTGATGAAACTGTCTTCGTAA
- a CDS encoding cation:dicarboxylate symporter family transporter, protein MSTKTPIWKGLTFQVLAAMALGIALGFAAPELAAKFKILGDIFLKLIKTAVAPLIFFTVVHGIASAGDIKKVGKIGVRALIYFELVSTFALALGLGWANIIDIGSGIHADNVSKTATAAVDSAIAKGHMPTSTMDFIYAIFPDNFIGAFAGGQLLQVLVISLIFGFALLALPHEKRSVIENGMNRISECFFEFINLIMKLAPIGAFGSVAYAVGSNGSSVLLSLLNLVLMFYAAVAFFIIVILGSICRFAGFSLTRFLKYIRDEIVIVLGTASSESALPRLLQKLERFGCSRQSVGLILPTGYAFNLDGTSIYMSMCTLFIANAYGVDLSWQQQMGILLIMLVTSKGAAAVSGGSFVVFAATVATVGNLPIEGLALIFGVYRFMSMAIALCNTVGNSVATIVVAKWCGEYSPQPDDAQDRSLLTQETRPAR, encoded by the coding sequence ATGTCGACAAAAACACCTATCTGGAAAGGTCTGACATTTCAGGTTCTGGCGGCAATGGCGCTGGGCATTGCCCTCGGTTTTGCCGCGCCGGAACTGGCTGCAAAGTTTAAAATACTCGGCGACATCTTTCTGAAACTCATCAAAACCGCCGTTGCACCACTCATCTTTTTTACCGTGGTGCATGGCATCGCCTCCGCTGGAGATATCAAAAAAGTGGGTAAAATCGGCGTGCGTGCGCTGATCTATTTTGAACTGGTTTCGACCTTTGCCCTCGCTCTCGGCCTCGGCTGGGCAAATATCATTGATATCGGTTCTGGCATTCATGCTGATAATGTCAGCAAGACGGCCACTGCCGCCGTTGATTCTGCCATAGCAAAAGGCCACATGCCGACCAGCACCATGGATTTTATCTACGCTATTTTCCCCGATAATTTCATTGGAGCCTTTGCTGGTGGGCAGCTTTTACAAGTGCTGGTGATCTCACTGATTTTCGGTTTCGCTTTGCTCGCACTCCCACACGAAAAACGCAGCGTCATTGAAAATGGCATGAACCGCATTTCGGAATGCTTCTTCGAGTTCATCAATTTAATCATGAAATTAGCACCGATTGGCGCCTTTGGTTCCGTCGCTTATGCCGTGGGAAGTAACGGCAGCAGCGTGCTGCTGTCGCTGTTGAATCTGGTATTGATGTTCTATGCCGCCGTCGCCTTTTTCATCATCGTTATTTTGGGCAGCATCTGTCGATTTGCAGGATTTAGCCTGACTCGCTTTCTTAAATACATCCGCGATGAGATCGTGATTGTGCTGGGAACGGCGTCGTCCGAAAGTGCCTTACCTCGGCTGTTGCAGAAACTGGAGCGCTTTGGCTGTTCACGTCAGAGCGTGGGGTTGATTCTCCCGACAGGTTACGCATTTAACCTCGACGGAACCAGCATTTACATGTCGATGTGTACGCTGTTTATCGCCAATGCCTATGGTGTTGACCTGAGTTGGCAACAGCAAATGGGCATTTTGCTCATCATGCTGGTGACATCAAAAGGCGCCGCAGCCGTCTCTGGCGGCAGCTTCGTGGTCTTCGCGGCAACCGTGGCAACTGTAGGTAATTTACCAATAGAAGGACTGGCGCTGATTTTCGGTGTCTATCGCTTTATGTCGATGGCAATTGCCTTGTGCAACACGGTAGGAAACAGCGTGGCCACTATCGTCGTCGCAAAATGGTGCGGTGAATATTCGCCTCAGCCTGACGATGCACAGGACCGCTCTCTCCTTACCCAGGAAACTCGCCCCGCTCGCTAA
- a CDS encoding anaerobic sulfatase maturase, with the protein MKRPFHLMAKPTSYQCNLACDYCFYLEKEQGTLKPAKSSRHMDDNILRQYVRQYIESNPADEVEFTWQGGEPTMAGLDFYRRALSYQRQYANGKTIRNSMQTNGVLLDEAWSAFLAENQFLVGVSIDGPKWLHDRYRVTHSGKSVFDRVIEAVTLLKQYRVEFNLLTVVNNETAQAPLEIYRFLTQDLGAQHVQFIPAVEQREVNHAFGELIHPQTLSNTQVTPWSVSGEAYGQFMNTIFDYWVRHDVGRVFVQLFDNALAAWAGDKPSLCVMQATCGTGLVVEMNGDIYSCDHFVYPEHRLGNLATDRLDKLVNSKQQRQFGMQKANLSPMCLRCEYRFACHGGCPKHRIHRVDKHWHNHLCAGYKAIFGHIDPYMRYMAQQLQQHQPPANVMDVAAFIAAEQAP; encoded by the coding sequence ATGAAGCGACCTTTTCACCTGATGGCGAAGCCCACCAGCTATCAGTGTAATCTTGCTTGTGACTATTGCTTCTATCTTGAGAAAGAACAGGGGACGCTTAAACCAGCGAAATCGAGCCGCCATATGGATGACAATATTCTGCGGCAGTACGTGCGGCAGTATATTGAGTCGAACCCCGCTGATGAGGTCGAATTTACCTGGCAGGGGGGAGAACCCACGATGGCCGGGCTGGATTTTTATCGGCGCGCGTTGTCCTACCAGCGGCAATACGCGAATGGAAAAACCATCCGTAACAGCATGCAAACAAACGGCGTGTTGCTTGACGAAGCGTGGTCTGCGTTTCTGGCAGAGAATCAGTTTCTGGTTGGGGTATCGATAGATGGGCCAAAATGGCTGCACGATCGCTATCGTGTCACGCACAGTGGAAAATCGGTTTTTGATCGGGTCATTGAGGCCGTCACGCTACTGAAACAGTATCGGGTTGAGTTTAATCTGCTAACGGTAGTGAACAATGAAACGGCGCAGGCTCCTCTGGAGATCTACCGCTTTCTGACTCAGGATCTGGGGGCGCAGCACGTTCAATTTATCCCCGCGGTGGAACAGCGCGAGGTCAACCATGCATTTGGCGAGTTGATTCACCCTCAAACGCTGTCCAATACGCAGGTGACGCCGTGGTCAGTGAGTGGCGAAGCCTACGGCCAATTCATGAACACGATTTTTGACTACTGGGTTCGCCACGATGTTGGGCGGGTTTTTGTGCAGCTCTTTGATAATGCGCTTGCCGCGTGGGCAGGGGATAAGCCCAGTCTCTGTGTTATGCAAGCGACCTGTGGTACCGGGCTTGTCGTTGAGATGAACGGCGATATTTACAGCTGCGATCACTTTGTCTATCCGGAACACCGGCTGGGTAACCTTGCTACCGATCGTCTGGATAAGCTGGTCAATAGCAAACAACAACGCCAGTTTGGTATGCAGAAAGCCAACTTATCGCCGATGTGCTTACGCTGTGAGTATCGCTTTGCCTGCCATGGTGGATGCCCGAAACACCGTATTCATCGTGTCGATAAACATTGGCATAATCATCTTTGCGCGGGCTATAAGGCGATTTTTGGTCATATCGATCCTTACATGCGCTATATGGCTCAGCAACTTCAACAGCACCAGCCGCCAGCTAACGTGATGGATGTGGCGGCATTTATTGCGGCGGAGCAGGCGCCGTGA
- a CDS encoding PTS transporter subunit EIIC yields MNSLFSGAQKLGKSFMLPIAVLPAAGLLLGIGGVFSNPITIETYAFLNNSVLQAIFILMKLCGSAVFDNLPLLFAVGIAVGMTSTDRGTAGLAAVLSFLVMNKAINAMLVITHTLATDNLAAHGQAVILGITTLQTGVLGGILSGLLTAWLHGRYNKIALPELLAFFSGSRFVPIVASFAALFLGVLLFYVWPPIQSGISHLGGLVEKTGYIGTFFYGMILKCLIPFGLHHIFYLPFWLTSIGGEQMVNGTLVQGTQKIFFAQLADPSVTQYYIGVSRFMAGRFADFMFGLPGAALAIYHCAKPENRGKVAGLLLSAALTAFVTGITEPLEFAFMFCAPLLYLVHIVLTGVAFMLAHVLEITVGQTFSGGLIDFLLFGVLQGNAKTNWVLMLPLGAVMFTLYYCSFRFLIQLRQLKTPGREDETADSGTSPALTGTERAQGIVTALGGKENIVDVDCCATRLRITVKDPAIVNPEDFKALGSRGAFVRGQGVQIVYGPHVTLIKNEVEELVSL; encoded by the coding sequence ATGAACAGTCTTTTCTCCGGCGCACAAAAGTTGGGTAAATCGTTTATGTTACCCATTGCCGTCTTACCCGCAGCGGGTCTCCTGCTGGGTATTGGCGGCGTGTTCTCCAACCCAATCACTATCGAAACCTACGCCTTCCTGAATAACAGCGTCTTGCAGGCCATTTTCATCCTCATGAAACTGTGCGGTAGCGCCGTGTTTGATAACCTACCGCTGCTGTTTGCCGTTGGTATTGCGGTCGGGATGACCAGCACCGATCGGGGGACCGCCGGACTGGCAGCCGTTCTCTCCTTTCTGGTAATGAACAAAGCGATTAACGCCATGCTGGTGATCACGCACACGCTGGCAACCGATAATCTCGCGGCACATGGGCAAGCCGTCATCCTCGGCATCACGACACTGCAAACTGGCGTCCTTGGCGGCATTCTCAGCGGGTTGCTGACCGCCTGGTTGCATGGGCGCTACAACAAAATCGCGCTGCCAGAGCTATTGGCATTCTTTAGCGGTTCCCGATTTGTGCCCATCGTGGCGTCATTCGCGGCCTTATTCCTTGGCGTGTTACTATTCTACGTTTGGCCTCCCATTCAGAGCGGCATCTCTCATTTAGGGGGGCTGGTAGAAAAAACGGGATACATCGGTACCTTCTTCTACGGCATGATCCTCAAATGCCTTATCCCATTCGGGCTGCACCATATCTTCTATTTGCCATTCTGGCTGACCAGCATCGGCGGCGAGCAGATGGTGAATGGCACGCTGGTTCAGGGCACGCAAAAAATATTTTTCGCACAGTTGGCCGATCCCAGCGTCACACAGTATTACATTGGTGTGTCCCGTTTTATGGCTGGCCGCTTCGCTGATTTCATGTTCGGTCTACCCGGCGCGGCGCTGGCTATCTACCATTGCGCCAAACCAGAAAATCGTGGAAAAGTCGCCGGATTACTGCTGTCCGCCGCTCTCACCGCTTTCGTTACCGGTATTACAGAACCGCTCGAATTTGCCTTCATGTTTTGCGCCCCGCTGCTGTATCTGGTGCATATCGTCTTGACCGGCGTCGCCTTTATGTTGGCGCATGTCCTTGAAATCACAGTAGGACAAACGTTCTCAGGCGGGCTGATCGACTTCCTGTTATTCGGTGTCTTGCAAGGTAATGCCAAAACCAATTGGGTGTTAATGCTCCCGCTGGGCGCGGTGATGTTTACCCTTTACTACTGTTCGTTCCGCTTCCTGATCCAGTTACGCCAATTGAAAACGCCCGGTCGTGAAGACGAAACGGCCGACAGCGGCACATCACCGGCGCTGACGGGGACAGAGCGTGCGCAAGGTATCGTTACCGCCCTGGGAGGAAAAGAAAACATTGTTGATGTGGATTGTTGCGCCACTCGCCTCCGTATTACCGTTAAAGACCCAGCCATCGTGAACCCAGAGGACTTTAAAGCGCTTGGCAGCCGAGGAGCATTTGTTCGCGGACAAGGCGTCCAGATCGTCTACGGCCCTCATGTCACATTGATTAAAAACGAAGTTGAAGAGTTGGTTTCCCTCTAG
- a CDS encoding sulfatase, protein MKAVMLMFDTLTRNHLSPYGGGAITPNFARLAKESVQFDNFYVGSMPCMPARRELHTGRYNFLHRSWGPLEPFDFSMPQALDKRGIHTHMVTDHKHYWRDGGATYHTRYSTFEFIRGQEGDCWQGKVAKPAIHYQGMEDENTRQRRTKRITQDFINRAAMPTQKEHYTERTIRAGLDFINSNKDDDNWFLQIECFDPHEPFFVPEKYLAMYGCKAEDFNGWTPYYCATESPEHAEKVKKFYQALITMCDDYLGQVMDNLKENGLWDDTLFIVCTDHGFLLGEHHWWGKNIMPVYNEIANTPFFIRDPRSGIQGVRRQALAQTIDIPATLLDYFNVPIPPTMHGKSLRPAIENDTPIRDTALYGYFGGHVNITDGQYVYMRSPRHSDKTDLFEYTLMPTRIDSAFALSDFQHMTLHPGFDFTQGAQVMKIPATFGYLNAYRYGDKLFNIVDDPGQKHTLQDPPRAMAYAQQIAALFKDNDAPPELYSRFSLDTLSAEQEQKDLARYQHYPELAGTGVDCEHRGVYEALRLLINAGKAADISLTALLQAVHQTPILQEQDIFLMIEAVFPEEKKPELVYQARLLLRID, encoded by the coding sequence ATGAAAGCTGTAATGTTGATGTTCGATACACTGACCCGTAATCACCTCTCGCCGTATGGCGGGGGGGCCATTACGCCCAATTTTGCCCGTTTGGCAAAAGAGTCGGTTCAATTCGATAACTTTTATGTTGGCAGCATGCCCTGTATGCCAGCCCGGCGTGAACTGCATACCGGCCGGTATAACTTCCTGCACCGCAGTTGGGGGCCGCTGGAGCCCTTTGATTTCTCCATGCCGCAAGCACTGGATAAGCGCGGCATCCACACCCATATGGTGACCGATCACAAACACTACTGGCGTGATGGTGGGGCGACCTACCACACCCGCTACTCCACCTTCGAATTCATTCGTGGTCAGGAAGGCGACTGCTGGCAGGGCAAAGTCGCCAAGCCTGCTATCCACTATCAGGGAATGGAGGATGAAAATACCCGGCAGCGGAGAACCAAGCGCATCACGCAAGATTTCATCAATCGCGCCGCGATGCCGACCCAAAAAGAACACTACACCGAGCGAACCATCCGTGCGGGGTTAGATTTCATCAATAGCAATAAGGATGACGATAACTGGTTCTTGCAAATTGAGTGTTTTGATCCGCATGAACCTTTCTTTGTTCCTGAAAAATACCTTGCCATGTACGGCTGCAAAGCTGAGGACTTCAACGGCTGGACACCATACTACTGCGCGACGGAAAGCCCTGAGCACGCGGAAAAAGTGAAGAAGTTTTATCAGGCATTGATCACCATGTGTGACGATTACCTCGGCCAGGTGATGGACAATCTCAAAGAGAATGGACTGTGGGATGACACCCTATTCATTGTCTGCACCGACCATGGTTTCTTGCTTGGCGAGCATCACTGGTGGGGCAAGAACATCATGCCGGTGTATAACGAAATCGCCAACACCCCGTTCTTTATCCGCGATCCTCGCAGCGGCATTCAGGGCGTCCGGCGTCAGGCATTAGCCCAAACTATTGATATTCCTGCGACGCTCCTTGATTACTTCAATGTGCCGATACCGCCAACCATGCACGGTAAATCATTGCGCCCGGCGATTGAAAACGATACGCCGATCCGCGATACCGCGCTGTACGGATACTTTGGCGGGCACGTCAATATCACCGATGGACAGTACGTCTACATGCGCAGCCCACGGCATAGCGATAAGACCGATCTGTTTGAATACACCTTGATGCCAACCCGTATCGACAGTGCATTTGCGCTCAGTGATTTTCAGCATATGACCTTGCACCCTGGGTTTGATTTCACTCAGGGCGCACAGGTCATGAAAATCCCTGCGACCTTCGGCTACCTTAACGCCTATCGCTATGGCGACAAGCTGTTCAATATTGTTGACGATCCCGGACAAAAGCACACATTGCAGGATCCGCCGCGTGCCATGGCCTACGCCCAGCAAATCGCCGCACTCTTCAAGGACAATGATGCGCCGCCAGAGCTTTACTCGCGCTTCAGCCTCGACACGCTGAGCGCCGAGCAGGAACAGAAAGATCTGGCACGCTATCAGCACTATCCCGAATTGGCGGGTACAGGTGTCGACTGTGAACATCGCGGTGTTTATGAAGCCCTGCGCCTGCTGATTAATGCCGGGAAAGCGGCGGATATCTCACTCACCGCTTTGCTGCAAGCGGTCCACCAGACGCCAATACTACAAGAGCAGGATATCTTCCTCATGATTGAGGCGGTGTTCCCTGAAGAGAAAAAGCCTGAGCTGGTCTATCAGGCCCGTTTATTACTGCGCATTGATTAA
- a CDS encoding MurR/RpiR family transcriptional regulator — MSINKEKVRTYIANVLHGLSDTNQIIANYVLQNPSMVAQLPVKKLAAEIGVSEATIVRFCKHIGYAGLLELKSALNRELFDESDLSLPTTPDILMNDTRHDVAQKIAMTIDKTVKETIDLIDMQMVNQIVSLFLSARRIMFIGFGASGLSAQEARDKMNRLGIDSDSFTDRFSMTLKLANLKSDDLVVAFSHSGETPEVVNAFKLAEKAKALRLAITHSTHSPLTSLADYVLLTCGESERYQGDSIGTRVSQLFMVEFLCMEIAKHNFKELASQSISIKELLIKERIKQHST, encoded by the coding sequence ATGAGTATCAATAAAGAAAAAGTACGGACTTACATTGCCAACGTCTTACATGGGCTTAGCGATACGAACCAGATTATCGCAAATTATGTGCTGCAAAATCCCAGTATGGTTGCTCAACTCCCCGTCAAGAAACTCGCGGCGGAGATTGGCGTCAGCGAGGCAACCATCGTCCGATTTTGTAAACATATTGGCTATGCGGGTCTGCTGGAACTGAAAAGCGCGTTAAACCGCGAGCTGTTTGATGAGAGCGATCTGTCACTCCCCACCACGCCTGATATTTTGATGAATGATACGCGTCACGATGTCGCCCAGAAAATCGCAATGACGATAGACAAAACGGTAAAGGAAACCATCGATTTGATCGATATGCAGATGGTAAACCAGATCGTCAGTTTATTTCTCTCTGCCCGTCGCATCATGTTTATCGGCTTCGGGGCATCCGGCCTGTCGGCGCAGGAAGCGCGTGACAAAATGAATCGTCTTGGCATCGATTCCGATTCGTTTACCGATCGTTTTTCCATGACGTTGAAACTCGCGAATTTGAAGTCTGACGATCTGGTCGTCGCGTTCTCACACTCAGGCGAAACACCGGAAGTAGTGAACGCCTTTAAACTCGCAGAAAAAGCCAAAGCCCTCAGACTCGCCATCACCCACAGTACACATTCGCCGCTGACGAGCTTAGCGGACTATGTCCTGTTAACCTGCGGCGAAAGCGAGCGCTATCAAGGGGATTCGATCGGCACGCGCGTCTCCCAACTGTTTATGGTTGAATTCCTGTGCATGGAGATCGCAAAACATAACTTTAAAGAGTTAGCCAGCCAGAGTATTTCAATCAAAGAGCTGTTGATCAAAGAACGCATTAAACAACATTCAACCTGA
- a CDS encoding YidH family protein — MTVLKQDKTPWWNQGKTPDYRFSLANERTFLAWIRTALAFLAGAVGIDQFTVHVDPLMRQGLALLLVVCAALLGGLAYRRWVSNEKAMRQESDMPYTPMLLTVTLFITLIAMALSAMILFG; from the coding sequence ATGACCGTACTCAAGCAGGACAAAACGCCATGGTGGAATCAGGGGAAAACCCCGGACTACCGTTTTTCATTAGCGAATGAACGTACCTTTCTGGCATGGATCCGCACCGCGCTGGCGTTTCTCGCCGGCGCGGTGGGCATCGACCAATTTACCGTTCATGTCGATCCACTCATGCGCCAGGGGCTGGCTCTGTTGCTGGTCGTCTGCGCCGCGCTGCTCGGCGGTCTGGCCTATCGCCGCTGGGTCAGCAATGAAAAGGCCATGCGTCAGGAAAGTGACATGCCGTACACGCCGATGCTACTGACCGTGACGCTGTTTATTACCCTCATTGCGATGGCGCTTTCCGCCATGATCCTGTTCGGGTAA
- a CDS encoding DUF202 domain-containing protein → METTRDPGLQPQRTGMAWSRTLFVMLINSLLCFRLSMVNDSRAVFACAILLLCVSALMSVLAVLRYRFNARCHSVLSRASHGMIVLTSSSIVLTALVLLLHFSGVC, encoded by the coding sequence ATGGAAACGACACGCGATCCGGGATTACAACCGCAGCGAACGGGCATGGCCTGGTCACGCACGCTGTTTGTGATGCTGATCAACAGCCTGCTATGTTTTCGCTTAAGCATGGTGAACGACAGCCGTGCGGTTTTTGCCTGCGCCATCCTGCTCTTGTGCGTTTCTGCCCTGATGTCAGTGCTGGCGGTTCTGCGCTATCGTTTTAACGCCCGTTGCCATTCCGTATTGTCACGCGCCAGCCACGGGATGATCGTCCTTACATCATCATCCATTGTGCTCACCGCGCTGGTACTGCTGCTGCACTTCAGCGGCGTGTGCTAA